The DNA region CAGATGCTTATCTGTTTTCACAAATCAATGGGGGGAATGCCCTATCGTTACCGTTTGCAAAAGGATTTGGCTGGGGAGCTGAGTTAAACCTTAAACTCTTGTTTGAACGGCTTTTTGCTGAGGAAATGGGAGGAGGATATCCGAGAGAACGAGTTGTCCCAGAGCAACGCAATGCCCGCATTTTAAATGAGATGAAGGCAGTTACTTATAAGGATTTGCTGACAGTTCTCAAGGAAATAGACCAAGAATTTCTCAAAGAAACGATTTCTGGAGAGAAGTTTCAAGAGTACTTCTTTGCAAATTGTCAAGATGAAGCGATTGCGGCTTATTTGAAAACAGTACTTGAATAATAAAGGGAAGGTATGGCTATGAAGAAGGTGCTGCTGATTGGTGAACCCTTAATTCGCATAATGCCAACAAACTATCAGGAAATAGCAGATGGTGTGGAGAGCCGAATGTTTTTCGGTGGCTCGGAAATGAATATTGCCTGCAATCTTCAAGGGTTTGGTTATCCGACCAAAGTTTTGACAGCACTGCCGGAGGGACCGTTGGGTGATCGCTTTATGGCTTTCTTGGTTAGGCATGGAATTGATGTGAGTGCGATTCAACGAGTTGGTGAGCGGATTGGGCTTTATTATATGGAGTCTGGTTTTGGTTGTCGACCAAGTCAAGTCTACTATGATCGCAGTCACTCTAGCCTAGCAGCCATGCGTATAGAACAGTTGGATATGGAGCAACTATTTGAGGATGTTGCTCTGATCCACTTTAGTGGTATTACTCTGGCTATAGATCCGACCGTTACCCTTTGGATGAAAACGATACTGGAGGAAGCTAAAAAAAGGAATCTTCCAATTTCCATTGATCTTAACTGGCGATCCAAGATGATTGGAAAAAGGGAAGCAAAAAAACTCTTCTCAGAATTTGCAGTTTATGCGGATTATTGTTTCGGTATTGAGCCTATTATGAAGGATGCAGGTGATTGGGATTTGTTTGATAGGGATCAGGCTGGTCTCTATGACATTGAAGAACGAATGTTGGCACTAAAGGAAACTTATGATTTCCAAACCATTTTTCATACAGTGCGTCAGATGGATGATATGGGGAGGAATCACTATAGAGCTTACGGTCTGGCAGAGGAGTTTATCTGTTCTGTAGAGCTGAAAACTCAGGTTTTACAACGGGTTGGAAGTGGAGATGCTTTTGTTGCAGGGGCTATTTATCAGCTATTGAAAAAGGCTTCACTCGAAGAGACCGTTAATTTTGCTGTTGCTAGTGGGACCTATAAATGTAGCCTGGAAGGGGATCAAATGGTGCAGTCTGTTGATCGCATCAAGTCCCTACTAGACGGAAAAAATGAAATAATAAGGTAAAGGAGTTAAGATGAGTCGAACACAAACTCTTTCTCAGTTAAGAAAGCAAGTCCTAGTTGTCGTCATTCGAGGCGATGCACGCAAAGAGGGCCTTCAGGCTTCAAAAGCTTGTATTTCAGGTGGAATTTCGGCAGTTGAGGTAGCCTACACTAATCCAGATGCAGGTTTGATTATTTCTGATTTATGCACTGAATACAAGGAAAATCCTGAGGTATTGATTGGTGCTGGGACGGTACTGGATTCTGTAACTGCTCGTCAGGCGATTATGGCTGGGGCGACCTACATTGTCTCGCCATCCTTTAACGACGAAGTGGCAAAAATTTGTAACCTCTATGCAGTACCTTATATTCCAGGTTGTATGACTTTGACAGAGATTACCAGAGCCTTAGAAGCAGGCTGTGAGATGATAAAGCTCTTTCCTGGTAGCGTATTTGGACCAAAATATATATCAGCTATTAAAGCTCCCTTGCCTCAAGTTTCTATTATGGTGACTGGTGGAGTGAATGCGAAGAACATTTCTGATTGGTTGGTAGCAGGCGCCGATGCAGTTGGTATAGGTGGTGAGTTTAATCAACTGGCTGCTCAGGGGCATTTTGATCGTATTCAGGATATGGCTAAAATTTATGTGTCCTTAGCTGGCTCTTGTAAAAAATAAGTTTAATCACAGGATGTAAAAAAACGCTTACATTTTTTTTAAAAAAACTATTGACAAGTTCAAATCAATAGTATAAAATACAAGGTGTAGGTAAACCGGTAAAGTTAAAAAGGAGGGGTTTTGTGATTCAATTAGTCGTCGTGGCTCATGGAAAGTTTGCGAGTGGTATTCTCACTTCTCTGGAATTGATTGCAGGGCAAGTAGAAAAAATTCAGGCGGTTGACTTCACTGATGGCATGTCTGCTCAGGAAGTGAAAGAGCGTATAAAATCTGTTATATCAAGCGAAGAGAAGGTGTTGGTTCTAACGGATTTACTAGGTGGAACTCCTTTTAAAGTCAGTGTAGAGTTGGTAACAGAACATTCAGAAAAAAGTATTGCGGTCTTGTCAGGCCTCAACTTGGCTATGTTGCTAGAAGCTAATTTTTCTCGTTTGACAGACGATTTTGAGCCATTAGTAAGTAAACTGGTTAATGTTGCCAGAGAGGGAGTGGCAGATTCTATTACCCTTCTGAAACAGGATAATGGGACAGAAGAGGAGTTATTTGAGGATGGTATCTAAAGAAAATAAGATGATAAAAGAAGTATTGATTGAGCCGATTCGGCTGGGAGAGGAGTTCAGAACAACTCCACTGTTAACCAAAGAGGAAGTAGAAGCGGCACTCAATCTCGCCCTTCAGCAGTTAGAGTTGAATCTGGATTACTTTGGGGAAGATTTTCCAACTCCAGCAACTTTCGATAATATTTATCCAAAGATGGATAATACGGAATGGACCAATGGCTTTTGGACGGGTGCTCTCTGGTTAGGATATGAGTATTCTGCGAGCGCAAAAATGAAAGCGCTAGCAACTTCTAATACCGCTTCTTTTTTGAAGCGTGTTACTGAGCGAGTTGAGCTAGATCATCACGACTTAGGTTTTCTCTATTCTCCTTCCTGCGTAGCAGATTATAAGCTGACAGGAAACCCTATGGCACTTGAAGCTTCTATAAAGGCTGCTGATAAATTGATTGAACGTTATCAAGAAAAAGGAGGATTTATTCAAGCTTGGGGGGAACTTGGGAAGGCAGAGGATTATCGGTTAATCATTGATTGCTTGTTGAATTTGCAGTTGCTTTTCTTTGCTTATGAACAAACAGGCAATCGGAAATATTATGATATAGCCGTCAACCATTTCTACGCTTCCGTCAATACGGTCATTCGTGATGATGCTTCGACTTTCCATACTTTCTACTTTGATCCTGCGACTGGAGAGCCAGTCAAAGGGGTAACGCGGCAGGGCTACAATGATGCTTCTTCGTGGGCAAGGGGGCAGGCATGGGGTGTATATGGTATTCCATTGACCTACCGTATGATAAAAGATTCAGCTTGTTTGGATTTATTTAAAGGTGTGACGAATCACTTCCTTAATCGTTTGCCGGAGGATAAGGTTTCCTACTGGGATTTGATTTTTAACGATGGCAGTGGTCAGTCCCGAGATTCTTCTGCGACAGCGGTAGCGGTTTGTGGTATCCATGAAATGTTGAAATACTTGCCGGAAGTAGATTCGGATAAGGAAACTTACAAATATGCAATGCATGCCATGTTGCGCTCATTGATGGACAATTATGCAAATCGAACCTTACAGCCAGGTCGTCCTCTGCTTCTACACGGTGTCTATTCTTGGCATTCTGGTAAAGGAGTGGATGAAGGAAATATTTGGGGAGATTATTATTACTTAGAAGCTTTGCTTCGTTTCTATAAAGATTGGGAATTATATTGGTAGGAGGAACTGATGGCTACACCAAATATTGTAATGGCTCGCGTCGATGAACGATTGGTTCATGGGCAAGGGCAACTATGGATTAAATCTTTGGGTTGCAATACAGTTATTGTTGCAAATGATAAGGTTAGTGAGGATAAGATTCAGCAAACCTTGATGAAAACGGTTGTTCCAGATTCCGTTGCCATGCGCTTCTTTTCCTTGCAAAAGGTTATTGATGTGATTCATAAGGCAAATCCAGCTCAGACGATTTTTTTAATCGTTAAGGATTTACCTGATGCTTTGACCCTGGTGAAAGGTGGTGTTCCGATTACAGAGCTAAACATCGGAAATATCCA from Streptococcus ruminantium includes:
- a CDS encoding RpiB/LacA/LacB family sugar-phosphate isomerase, whose protein sequence is MKIALINENSQAAKNSLIFETLKEVTDAKGYQVFNYGMYGKEGENQLTYVQNGLLASILLVSKAADFVITGCGTGVGAMLAANSFPGVTCGFAVDPTDAYLFSQINGGNALSLPFAKGFGWGAELNLKLLFERLFAEEMGGGYPRERVVPEQRNARILNEMKAVTYKDLLTVLKEIDQEFLKETISGEKFQEYFFANCQDEAIAAYLKTVLE
- a CDS encoding sugar kinase translates to MKKVLLIGEPLIRIMPTNYQEIADGVESRMFFGGSEMNIACNLQGFGYPTKVLTALPEGPLGDRFMAFLVRHGIDVSAIQRVGERIGLYYMESGFGCRPSQVYYDRSHSSLAAMRIEQLDMEQLFEDVALIHFSGITLAIDPTVTLWMKTILEEAKKRNLPISIDLNWRSKMIGKREAKKLFSEFAVYADYCFGIEPIMKDAGDWDLFDRDQAGLYDIEERMLALKETYDFQTIFHTVRQMDDMGRNHYRAYGLAEEFICSVELKTQVLQRVGSGDAFVAGAIYQLLKKASLEETVNFAVASGTYKCSLEGDQMVQSVDRIKSLLDGKNEIIR
- a CDS encoding bifunctional 4-hydroxy-2-oxoglutarate aldolase/2-dehydro-3-deoxy-phosphogluconate aldolase → MSRTQTLSQLRKQVLVVVIRGDARKEGLQASKACISGGISAVEVAYTNPDAGLIISDLCTEYKENPEVLIGAGTVLDSVTARQAIMAGATYIVSPSFNDEVAKICNLYAVPYIPGCMTLTEITRALEAGCEMIKLFPGSVFGPKYISAIKAPLPQVSIMVTGGVNAKNISDWLVAGADAVGIGGEFNQLAAQGHFDRIQDMAKIYVSLAGSCKK
- a CDS encoding PTS sugar transporter subunit IIA; the encoded protein is MIQLVVVAHGKFASGILTSLELIAGQVEKIQAVDFTDGMSAQEVKERIKSVISSEEKVLVLTDLLGGTPFKVSVELVTEHSEKSIAVLSGLNLAMLLEANFSRLTDDFEPLVSKLVNVAREGVADSITLLKQDNGTEEELFEDGI
- a CDS encoding glycoside hydrolase family 88 protein; protein product: MIKEVLIEPIRLGEEFRTTPLLTKEEVEAALNLALQQLELNLDYFGEDFPTPATFDNIYPKMDNTEWTNGFWTGALWLGYEYSASAKMKALATSNTASFLKRVTERVELDHHDLGFLYSPSCVADYKLTGNPMALEASIKAADKLIERYQEKGGFIQAWGELGKAEDYRLIIDCLLNLQLLFFAYEQTGNRKYYDIAVNHFYASVNTVIRDDASTFHTFYFDPATGEPVKGVTRQGYNDASSWARGQAWGVYGIPLTYRMIKDSACLDLFKGVTNHFLNRLPEDKVSYWDLIFNDGSGQSRDSSATAVAVCGIHEMLKYLPEVDSDKETYKYAMHAMLRSLMDNYANRTLQPGRPLLLHGVYSWHSGKGVDEGNIWGDYYYLEALLRFYKDWELYW
- a CDS encoding PTS sugar transporter subunit IIB produces the protein MATPNIVMARVDERLVHGQGQLWIKSLGCNTVIVANDKVSEDKIQQTLMKTVVPDSVAMRFFSLQKVIDVIHKANPAQTIFLIVKDLPDALTLVKGGVPITELNIGNIHNAPGKMQVTRSIFFGSEDKAAVKELSDVYKVRFNTKTTPSGNDGATEVNVLDYI